A part of Quatrionicoccus australiensis genomic DNA contains:
- a CDS encoding SulP family inorganic anion transporter, giving the protein MKIAFHPKLLDCLPGYNRAQFAKDLASGITVGVLALPLAMAFAIASGCSPAAGIWTAIIAGFITAALGGSRVQIGGPTGAFIPIVYGIVALHGYANLMGATILAGIFLLAMGLARMGQLIRFIPVSVVIGFTNGIAVVIFLAQIKDFFGLKIDNLPAEFFHRIKALAANAHSVDLPTLGLASACFIFLISYNRLAQHVALLRRAPGPLAVLIVGTLVSFLFDLPVETIGSRFHGIPQELPALGFPDLSIHDFGKLISPAITIALLGAIESLLSARVADGLIDDRHDPNQELVAQGLSNIAAPFFGGFAATGAIARTSTNVKTGGRTPIAGIIHALVLLGIVLIAAPLASYVPLATLSAIVMVVAVNMGEWHEFMELRRYTNNYRVILLATFLVTVIFDLTIAVELGMVLACLFFIYRMSELTRIERRPLREEADDPHLLYPDGTMRVAAWQMFGSLFFGAVNKLEVLLDPAAGHPEVVILDMTQLIQLDTTGLEGLESLLDKLKKRGCTLLVCGMNSQPGSLLQRSGFIDQLGDNNVCADLSAALKRAYILLPDLMGGNEENY; this is encoded by the coding sequence ATGAAAATCGCCTTCCATCCCAAGTTGCTGGATTGCCTGCCCGGCTACAACCGCGCCCAGTTTGCCAAGGACCTGGCCTCGGGAATCACCGTCGGCGTCCTCGCCCTGCCGCTCGCCATGGCCTTCGCGATCGCCTCGGGCTGCTCGCCGGCGGCCGGCATCTGGACGGCGATCATCGCCGGTTTCATCACTGCCGCCCTGGGCGGTTCGCGCGTCCAGATCGGCGGACCGACCGGCGCCTTCATTCCCATCGTTTATGGCATCGTCGCCCTGCATGGCTACGCCAACCTGATGGGCGCCACCATCCTCGCCGGCATTTTCCTGCTCGCCATGGGCCTGGCACGCATGGGACAGCTGATCCGCTTCATCCCGGTCAGCGTCGTCATCGGCTTCACCAACGGCATCGCGGTGGTGATCTTCCTCGCCCAGATCAAGGATTTCTTCGGCCTGAAGATCGACAACCTGCCCGCCGAATTCTTCCACCGCATCAAGGCCCTGGCCGCCAACGCCCACAGCGTAGACCTGCCGACCCTGGGCCTGGCCAGCGCCTGCTTCATCTTCCTGATTTCCTACAACCGCCTGGCGCAGCACGTCGCTTTGCTGCGCCGGGCGCCCGGCCCGCTCGCCGTGCTCATCGTCGGCACGCTGGTTTCCTTCCTGTTCGACCTGCCGGTGGAAACCATCGGCAGCCGCTTCCATGGCATCCCGCAGGAACTGCCGGCGCTCGGCTTCCCCGACCTGTCGATCCACGATTTCGGCAAGCTGATCTCGCCGGCGATCACCATCGCGCTGCTTGGCGCCATCGAATCGCTGCTCTCGGCGCGCGTCGCCGACGGCCTGATCGACGACCGCCATGATCCCAACCAGGAACTCGTCGCGCAGGGACTTTCCAACATCGCCGCCCCCTTCTTCGGCGGCTTCGCGGCGACCGGCGCCATCGCGCGCACCTCGACCAACGTCAAGACCGGCGGCCGCACACCGATTGCCGGCATCATCCACGCCCTCGTCCTGCTCGGCATCGTGCTGATCGCCGCACCGCTCGCCTCCTACGTACCACTCGCCACGCTGTCGGCGATCGTTATGGTCGTCGCGGTCAACATGGGCGAATGGCACGAATTCATGGAGTTGCGCCGCTACACCAATAATTACCGGGTGATCCTGCTCGCCACCTTCCTGGTCACCGTGATCTTCGACCTGACCATTGCCGTCGAGCTTGGCATGGTGCTGGCCTGCCTGTTCTTCATCTACCGCATGTCGGAATTGACCCGTATCGAGCGTCGACCGCTGCGCGAGGAAGCCGATGATCCGCATCTGCTCTATCCGGACGGCACGATGCGCGTCGCCGCCTGGCAGATGTTCGGCTCGCTGTTCTTCGGCGCGGTGAACAAGCTGGAAGTCCTGCTCGACCCCGCGGCCGGCCACCCGGAAGTCGTCATCCTCGACATGACGCAACTGATCCAGCTCGACACCACCGGCCTCGAAGGTCTGGAAAGCCTGCTCGACAAGCTGAAGAAGCGCGGCTGCACGCTGCTCGTCTGCGGCATGAACTCGCAACCGGGCTCGCTGCTCCAGCGCTCAGGCTTCATCGATCAACTCGGCGACAACAACGTCTGCGCCGATCTCTCCGCCGCCCTCAAGCGCGCCTACATCCTGCTGCCCGATCTGATGGGCGGCAACGAAGAAAATTACTGA
- a CDS encoding zinc ribbon domain-containing protein YjdM, with protein MSLPNCPQCKSEFTYEDGAMYVCPECAHEWSKDAAADAGEQAKVWKDANGNVLQDGDTVTVIKDLKIKGSSSVVKVGTKVKNIRLIDGDHDIDCKIDGIGAMQLKTEFVKKV; from the coding sequence ATGTCCCTGCCCAACTGCCCGCAATGCAAGTCCGAATTCACCTACGAAGACGGCGCCATGTACGTCTGCCCGGAATGCGCCCATGAATGGAGCAAGGACGCCGCAGCCGACGCCGGCGAACAGGCCAAGGTCTGGAAGGACGCCAACGGCAACGTCCTGCAGGACGGCGACACCGTCACCGTGATCAAGGATCTCAAGATCAAGGGCTCGTCGTCGGTCGTCAAGGTCGGCACCAAGGTCAAGAACATCCGCCTGATCGACGGCGACCACGACATCGACTGCAAGATCGACGGCATCGGCGCCATGCAATTGAAGACCGAGTTCGTCAAGAAGGTCTAA
- a CDS encoding complex I subunit 4 family protein codes for MKLPLLSLLIFLPLATAALLWLLPARLTRHLVAAGMTLSLLLATWILFVFVPTGEPFQFVERAVWIAGLNVQYFVAVDGLSVLFLPATALLFLGSLVACWNSIEENRRLHYSLLLLLQSATLGIFCALDTLLFFVFWEATLLPIYFLLGRWGATVDAGRVAARYFLIMLAGGIPLLLAFILLAASQPVPTFDLSLLLAADLPRSTQYAVFLLLLLGFGLKVPFVPLHTWLPQFALAAPGSLTALLVGLKIGAFGLVRFAIPLAPLAAQDLHWLLAGLGTLALLYGAVGMLAQSNLRVGLAYASICHVGLAVLGLSAFTAQAAQGAISLLLSFAVATGGAFILLEFLRQRTGSTDINSLGGAAKTMPLLASGFLICGLAGVGMPGTSSFPGEFMLIIATLHSHTGAGLAALFALSIAAGGFLSLYRKAFFGPLTRPEVAQAEDLRPREWLVLVALIAMVAGIGIYPGPWIEIVRPAAEAWAAGLGR; via the coding sequence ATGAAGCTGCCGCTGCTTTCCCTGCTCATTTTCCTGCCGTTGGCAACGGCAGCGCTGCTCTGGCTGCTGCCGGCGCGCCTGACCCGGCATCTGGTGGCGGCCGGCATGACGCTGAGCCTGCTGCTCGCGACCTGGATCCTGTTCGTTTTCGTGCCGACCGGCGAGCCTTTCCAGTTCGTCGAGCGGGCGGTATGGATCGCCGGACTGAATGTGCAGTATTTCGTAGCGGTCGACGGTCTTTCCGTGCTCTTTTTGCCGGCTACGGCGCTGCTCTTCCTCGGCTCGCTGGTCGCCTGCTGGAACAGCATCGAAGAAAATCGCCGCCTGCATTACAGCCTGTTGCTGCTGTTGCAGAGCGCGACGCTGGGCATTTTCTGCGCCCTCGACACGCTGCTCTTCTTCGTCTTCTGGGAAGCAACGCTGTTGCCTATCTATTTCCTGCTCGGGCGCTGGGGCGCGACAGTCGATGCCGGCCGCGTTGCGGCGCGCTATTTCCTGATCATGCTGGCCGGCGGTATTCCGCTGCTGCTTGCCTTCATCCTGCTTGCCGCCAGCCAGCCAGTGCCGACCTTCGATCTGAGCCTGCTGCTCGCCGCCGACCTGCCACGCTCGACCCAGTACGCGGTCTTCCTGCTCCTGCTGCTCGGCTTCGGCCTCAAGGTGCCCTTCGTGCCGCTGCATACCTGGCTGCCGCAGTTCGCGCTCGCCGCGCCGGGCTCGCTGACCGCACTGCTGGTCGGCCTGAAAATCGGCGCCTTCGGCCTGGTGCGCTTCGCCATTCCGCTCGCACCGCTGGCGGCGCAGGATCTGCACTGGCTGCTTGCCGGTCTCGGCACGCTGGCGCTGCTCTACGGCGCGGTCGGCATGCTGGCGCAGAGCAACCTGCGCGTCGGTCTGGCCTATGCCAGCATCTGCCACGTCGGCCTTGCCGTGCTCGGTCTGTCGGCGTTCACCGCGCAGGCGGCGCAGGGCGCGATTTCGCTGCTGCTCAGCTTTGCCGTGGCGACCGGCGGCGCTTTCATCCTGCTCGAGTTTTTGCGCCAGCGCACCGGGTCGACCGATATCAATAGTTTGGGTGGCGCGGCGAAGACGATGCCGCTGTTGGCCAGCGGTTTCCTGATCTGCGGTCTGGCCGGGGTCGGCATGCCGGGAACGAGCAGCTTTCCCGGGGAATTCATGCTGATCATCGCGACCCTGCACAGCCATACCGGTGCCGGGCTGGCTGCCTTGTTCGCGCTGTCGATCGCGGCCGGCGGCTTTTTGTCGCTTTACCGCAAGGCTTTCTTCGGGCCGCTGACGCGGCCGGAAGTGGCGCAGGCCGAAGACCTGCGGCCGCGCGAATGGCTGGTGCTGGTGGCCTTGATTGCGATGGTGGCCGGGATCGGCATCTATCCCGGACCCTGGATAGAGATTGTCCGCCCGGCGGCGGAAGCCTGGGCGGCCGGGCTCGGGCGCTGA
- a CDS encoding complex I subunit 4 family protein gives MLTEIFWTQQGSLPLLLLVQLLPLFGAALVLALRQRSTAALAAKCLALAELLLLVYVVGRIDPTSPALQLAERFAPLAWHVAVDGISLVFLLLAALLTLLMTLYGMSRSRISPGLLFSVLLLAEGGLVGMLLTLNLAWFAAFSALELWAVVFLLRHWAASRVETQALARFVQYQAFGWALFAAGCVVLGWGHAEAHAGRWSFDLFDLQQTLPVGKFQTAAFYLLFYGLAVRTPLFPLHGWLPNMAQHGLIAVAPALMVGVKVGIYGMLRFVLPLTPTAVAYWQPYVVGFAMAGIFFTAALAFQQSDLRRLLAFAVVSHTSLLVIGVFSLHESGIQGAVLLAANFGLAVTGMWFIVGFVFRRTGTTELHELSGLFERIPFLAIAFLGCGLAIVGMPGTPGFDAAHLVLEAAIDNFGALPTVAAALGNVAAAGFLLWAFQRAFLSQRQTGAVEVEHTQLMEYVVCGIALLALLVIGFFAEPWLHLTEAASQAIATRFVR, from the coding sequence GTGCTGACTGAAATTTTCTGGACGCAGCAGGGCAGCCTGCCGCTGCTGTTGCTCGTGCAACTGCTGCCGCTGTTCGGCGCGGCGCTGGTTTTGGCCCTGCGCCAGCGGTCGACCGCTGCGCTGGCGGCAAAATGCCTGGCGCTGGCCGAATTGCTGCTGCTCGTCTACGTCGTCGGGCGCATCGATCCGACTTCGCCGGCGCTGCAACTGGCCGAGCGTTTCGCGCCGCTTGCCTGGCATGTGGCGGTCGACGGCATCAGTCTGGTCTTTTTGCTGCTCGCCGCCTTGCTGACGCTGTTGATGACCTTGTACGGCATGAGCCGCAGCCGCATCTCGCCGGGTCTGCTGTTCAGTGTGCTGCTGCTCGCCGAAGGCGGCTTGGTCGGCATGCTGCTGACCCTGAACCTGGCCTGGTTTGCCGCTTTCTCGGCGCTCGAGTTGTGGGCGGTCGTTTTCCTGCTCCGGCACTGGGCGGCCTCACGCGTCGAGACGCAGGCGCTGGCGCGCTTCGTCCAGTATCAGGCGTTCGGCTGGGCGCTCTTTGCCGCCGGTTGCGTCGTGCTCGGCTGGGGGCATGCCGAGGCGCATGCCGGGCGCTGGAGCTTCGACCTGTTCGACCTGCAGCAGACGCTGCCGGTCGGGAAGTTCCAGACCGCCGCCTTCTACCTGCTGTTCTACGGCCTTGCCGTGCGCACGCCGCTCTTTCCGCTGCACGGCTGGCTGCCCAACATGGCGCAGCACGGGCTGATCGCCGTCGCGCCGGCGCTGATGGTCGGCGTCAAGGTCGGCATCTACGGCATGCTGCGCTTCGTGCTGCCGCTGACGCCAACGGCGGTCGCCTACTGGCAGCCCTACGTCGTCGGCTTCGCGATGGCCGGGATCTTCTTCACCGCGGCGCTCGCCTTCCAGCAGTCCGACCTGCGCCGGCTGCTTGCCTTTGCCGTGGTCAGCCATACCAGCCTGCTGGTGATCGGTGTGTTTAGCCTGCACGAATCCGGCATTCAGGGTGCCGTGCTGCTCGCCGCCAATTTCGGGCTGGCGGTGACCGGCATGTGGTTCATCGTCGGCTTTGTTTTCCGGCGCACTGGCACCACCGAGCTGCATGAGCTGTCCGGCCTGTTCGAGCGCATTCCCTTCCTCGCCATTGCCTTCCTCGGCTGCGGTCTGGCCATCGTCGGCATGCCCGGCACGCCCGGTTTCGATGCCGCCCACCTGGTGCTCGAAGCAGCCATCGACAATTTCGGCGCCCTGCCCACAGTCGCCGCTGCGCTCGGCAACGTCGCTGCCGCCGGCTTCCTGCTCTGGGCTTTCCAGCGCGCCTTCCTCAGCCAGCGGCAGACGGGGGCGGTCGAGGTCGAACATACGCAGCTGATGGAGTACGTCGTTTGCGGCATTGCGCTGCTTGCCCTGCTGGTTATCGGCTTCTTTGCCGAACCCTGGCTGCATCTGACGGAAGCCGCCAGTCAGGCGATCGCCACGAGGTTTGTGCGATGA
- a CDS encoding proton-conducting transporter transmembrane domain-containing protein, whose product MLEMLAALHDWIWLVPALPLLAVAVNAARVLLGLAKGDASEPLTANLASLAAFAGLLLLLAIDLHALLHGAPGHHRLGHWFGTGNWEATFSFMLDPLSLTLGTLTALIGWLVTRFSANYLHREAGFHRFFIALSFFLAGIQLVLLAGNGLLAFVGWEMCGVSSFLLIGYAWHRPVATGNALFAFVTNRGGDAGFLLALALAAAWLGGFEWTALSKAHQISVVNARLLIIGFVIAALAKSAQLPFTPWITRALEGPTPSSAIFYGAVMVHAGVYLMLRLEPLLVEVPDVMLGLVVAGAATAIYAWLCGLVQSDVKSALIFATVFQVGLMFVEIGLGWTTLALIHLCLHAGWRVWHFLLAPSWLDLTRARPAPPPAWLQRRQWLYTAALQRFWLDTLADKLFVQPTESFARDVRGLEEHFIDRAIGQPGAGHAVQPERPLVRVDGLPGRALAGVSDLLQRIENRLLLRGRGGTAERLLQHLGSYLRTLENLLEQPRYLMMAVMATFVVIL is encoded by the coding sequence ATGCTGGAAATGCTTGCCGCCCTGCACGACTGGATCTGGCTGGTGCCGGCCCTGCCGCTGCTCGCTGTCGCCGTCAACGCGGCGCGCGTCCTGCTCGGTCTCGCCAAAGGCGATGCCAGCGAGCCGCTGACCGCCAATCTGGCGTCGCTGGCCGCTTTCGCCGGCCTGCTGCTGCTCCTCGCCATCGACCTGCATGCGCTGCTGCACGGCGCGCCCGGCCATCACCGGCTCGGCCACTGGTTCGGCACCGGCAACTGGGAGGCGACCTTCTCCTTCATGCTTGACCCGCTGTCGCTGACGCTCGGCACGCTGACCGCGCTGATCGGCTGGCTGGTGACGCGCTTCTCGGCCAATTACCTGCATCGCGAGGCCGGCTTCCATCGTTTCTTCATCGCGCTGTCCTTCTTCCTGGCCGGCATCCAGCTCGTGCTGCTCGCCGGCAACGGCCTGCTCGCCTTCGTCGGCTGGGAAATGTGCGGCGTCTCGTCCTTCCTGCTCATCGGTTACGCCTGGCACCGGCCGGTGGCGACCGGCAATGCGCTGTTCGCCTTCGTCACCAATCGCGGCGGCGATGCCGGTTTCCTGCTGGCGCTGGCGCTTGCCGCGGCCTGGCTCGGCGGTTTCGAGTGGACGGCCTTGTCGAAGGCGCACCAGATCAGCGTCGTCAATGCCCGCCTGCTGATCATCGGTTTCGTTATCGCCGCCCTCGCCAAGTCGGCGCAACTGCCCTTCACGCCGTGGATCACGCGCGCGCTGGAAGGCCCGACGCCGTCCTCGGCGATCTTCTACGGCGCGGTCATGGTGCATGCCGGCGTCTACCTGATGCTGCGCCTCGAACCGCTCCTCGTCGAAGTGCCCGACGTCATGCTCGGGCTGGTCGTGGCCGGCGCCGCGACGGCCATCTACGCCTGGCTGTGCGGCCTGGTGCAGAGCGACGTCAAGTCGGCGCTGATCTTCGCCACTGTCTTCCAGGTCGGCCTGATGTTCGTCGAGATCGGCCTCGGCTGGACGACGCTGGCGCTGATTCATCTCTGCCTGCATGCCGGCTGGCGCGTCTGGCACTTCCTGCTGGCGCCGTCCTGGCTGGACCTGACGCGCGCCCGCCCGGCGCCGCCACCGGCCTGGCTGCAGCGCCGGCAATGGCTGTACACCGCCGCGCTACAGCGTTTCTGGCTGGATACGCTGGCCGACAAGCTGTTTGTGCAGCCGACCGAATCCTTCGCACGCGACGTGCGCGGCCTCGAGGAACATTTCATCGACCGCGCCATCGGCCAGCCCGGCGCCGGCCACGCGGTGCAGCCGGAGCGCCCGCTGGTGCGCGTCGATGGCCTGCCCGGCCGGGCCCTGGCGGGCGTTTCCGACCTCCTGCAACGGATCGAGAACCGCCTGCTGCTGCGCGGTCGCGGCGGCACGGCCGAACGCCTGTTGCAGCATCTGGGCAGCTACCTGCGGACGCTGGAAAACCTGCTTGAACAACCGCGCTATTTGATGATGGCGGTGATGGCGACTTTCGTGGTGATCCTGTGA
- a CDS encoding DUF2309 domain-containing protein has protein sequence MHVAAELPIRERLQHWIEHLTHILPAQAPIRDFVHHNTLHGFQHLPFAEALASVNELTGARMYWPEERFRAAYAAGRIDAGDLQAAFAELGLSGLDELIAAGCTRRDVLLASLLTPGDAPTASRQGWLAREGMRDDPFFARATALTAGAADTASGEDWPAVARQRWLALCARVGKEWTLRSLLQHLSGEDVLETVRSMLQRQLAAHLDLGVAAWRNPAREQGFYAAWRASAASDAFWEIGDLHSIRDEIAQLPDDPGEVLLAELARLLPDEAHWPVYLERLALEQPGWSGMFLWRDRHPGFGDGSRIAMVDYLAVRVLLERLLCEDLLRRLTGSAMEFDELQGYYLAEAAEFYVRDAIRRGGLDEALQHAAGRLLLADEQQAVDEKKWAEMAAQIAAARPVEVSSASRLAGLLRHLALPPAVLDALTPAAAQRLLAVAAELSDAERGQLWLLAYERHYREQLFAGLRANQYRHFPIAAPAAQVVMCMDDREEGTRRHLEEIAPDIMTYGAAGFFGVPMWWQGLDDPEKSALCPVVVQPTHLVRETVRPAAVAGLARHVAQRESRLRWRERLYQATRRRALGGPLLTALAGVPALAALTATTLAPGWFGAAVKRWRTWFEGRLPTQLALTAEEASPGTPAQPQAGFTDLEQVDRVEAFLRMIGLTDNFAPLVLMFGHGSGSRNNPHYSAYACGACSGKHGGANARVFASMANRPAVRAGLAARGLSIPDSCWFVAAEHNTCDDGVEWYDLDTVPTVFQGALETLVRQVGEACRAHAAERCRRLASAPERPNPWLALRHMRGRANDISQARPELGHATNAAAFIGRRTMSRGLFLDRRVFLISYDPVGDDEGKIVEGILLAAGPVGAGISLEYYFSTVNNDVFGCGSKITHNITGLFGVMEGADSDLRTGLPLQMVEIHEPMRLLVVVEQTPAVLTAILYRQPALQELIGNAWVVLAACDPLTGALEQYCPRRGWLPWDGGSALPQVARSADWFAGESEPLAPAIILGAA, from the coding sequence ATGCACGTCGCTGCCGAACTGCCCATCCGCGAACGTTTGCAGCACTGGATCGAGCACCTGACGCACATCCTGCCGGCGCAGGCGCCGATCCGCGATTTCGTCCATCACAACACGCTGCACGGATTCCAGCATCTGCCTTTTGCCGAAGCGTTGGCCAGTGTCAATGAACTGACTGGCGCCCGCATGTACTGGCCGGAAGAGCGTTTTCGGGCGGCATATGCGGCCGGGCGGATCGACGCCGGCGATCTGCAGGCCGCGTTCGCTGAGCTCGGCCTGAGCGGTCTGGACGAATTGATCGCTGCCGGCTGTACGCGGCGCGACGTGCTGCTCGCCAGTTTGCTGACGCCGGGTGACGCACCGACGGCAAGTCGCCAGGGCTGGCTGGCGCGGGAAGGCATGCGCGACGATCCGTTTTTTGCCCGCGCCACGGCGTTGACCGCAGGCGCAGCCGACACGGCGTCTGGCGAGGACTGGCCTGCCGTTGCCAGACAGCGCTGGCTGGCGCTGTGTGCCCGGGTCGGCAAGGAGTGGACGCTGCGCAGTCTGCTGCAACACCTGAGTGGCGAGGATGTGCTGGAAACGGTGCGCAGCATGCTGCAGCGACAGCTCGCCGCGCATCTCGACCTCGGCGTCGCGGCCTGGCGCAACCCGGCGCGCGAACAGGGCTTCTATGCCGCCTGGCGCGCCTCGGCGGCGTCGGATGCCTTCTGGGAAATTGGCGACCTGCACAGTATCCGCGACGAGATCGCGCAGCTGCCGGACGACCCCGGCGAGGTGCTGCTCGCCGAACTGGCCCGCCTGCTGCCGGACGAGGCGCACTGGCCGGTCTATCTCGAACGCCTGGCGCTGGAGCAGCCGGGCTGGTCCGGCATGTTCCTGTGGCGCGACCGGCATCCCGGCTTCGGTGACGGCAGCCGCATCGCGATGGTCGATTACCTGGCGGTGCGTGTGCTGCTTGAGCGCCTGCTCTGCGAAGACCTGCTGCGCCGGCTGACCGGCTCGGCCATGGAATTCGACGAACTGCAGGGCTATTACCTGGCCGAGGCGGCCGAGTTCTACGTGCGCGATGCCATTCGCCGTGGCGGTCTGGACGAGGCCTTGCAGCATGCTGCCGGACGTTTGTTGCTGGCCGATGAGCAGCAGGCGGTCGACGAGAAGAAATGGGCAGAAATGGCGGCGCAGATCGCCGCGGCTCGCCCGGTCGAAGTCTCATCCGCCTCGCGCCTGGCGGGCCTGCTGCGTCACCTGGCCTTGCCGCCCGCGGTGCTCGACGCGCTGACGCCGGCTGCGGCGCAGCGTCTGCTCGCCGTTGCCGCCGAACTCTCTGATGCAGAGCGCGGCCAGCTCTGGCTGCTCGCCTACGAGCGGCATTATCGCGAGCAGTTGTTCGCCGGCCTGCGTGCCAACCAGTATCGCCACTTCCCCATTGCGGCACCGGCCGCCCAGGTCGTGATGTGCATGGACGACCGCGAGGAGGGGACGCGCCGTCATCTCGAGGAAATCGCGCCGGACATCATGACCTATGGCGCTGCCGGTTTCTTCGGCGTGCCGATGTGGTGGCAGGGCCTCGACGATCCGGAGAAGAGTGCGCTCTGCCCGGTCGTCGTGCAACCGACCCACCTCGTGCGCGAGACCGTCCGGCCCGCCGCGGTGGCCGGGCTGGCCCGGCATGTCGCGCAGCGTGAAAGCCGCCTGCGCTGGCGCGAACGCCTCTACCAGGCAACCCGCCGGCGGGCTTTGGGCGGGCCGCTGCTGACGGCATTGGCCGGCGTGCCGGCACTCGCCGCGCTGACCGCAACGACGCTGGCGCCGGGCTGGTTCGGCGCTGCCGTCAAGCGCTGGCGAACATGGTTCGAAGGGCGCCTGCCGACGCAACTGGCGCTGACCGCCGAAGAGGCGAGTCCCGGTACCCCGGCACAACCGCAGGCCGGTTTTACCGATCTGGAGCAGGTCGACCGGGTGGAAGCCTTCCTGCGCATGATCGGCCTGACCGACAATTTTGCGCCGCTGGTTCTGATGTTCGGCCATGGCTCGGGCAGCCGCAACAATCCCCATTACTCGGCCTACGCCTGCGGCGCCTGTTCCGGCAAGCATGGCGGCGCCAATGCCCGCGTTTTCGCCAGCATGGCCAACCGGCCGGCAGTGCGCGCCGGGCTGGCGGCGCGCGGCCTGAGCATTCCCGACTCTTGCTGGTTCGTCGCCGCCGAGCACAACACCTGCGACGACGGCGTCGAATGGTACGACCTCGACACCGTGCCGACCGTCTTTCAGGGGGCGCTGGAAACCCTGGTCCGGCAAGTCGGCGAGGCCTGCCGGGCGCATGCCGCCGAGCGCTGCCGCCGGCTCGCCTCGGCACCGGAGCGGCCGAATCCCTGGCTGGCGCTGCGCCACATGCGCGGCCGCGCCAACGACATCTCGCAGGCGCGGCCGGAACTCGGCCATGCGACCAATGCCGCCGCCTTCATCGGCCGCCGCACGATGAGCCGCGGCCTCTTCCTCGATCGTCGCGTCTTCCTGATTTCCTATGATCCGGTCGGCGACGACGAAGGAAAAATCGTCGAAGGCATCCTGCTTGCGGCCGGTCCGGTCGGGGCCGGGATTTCGCTCGAATATTACTTCTCGACGGTGAATAACGATGTCTTCGGCTGCGGCTCGAAGATCACCCACAACATCACCGGCCTGTTCGGTGTCATGGAAGGTGCCGATTCCGACCTGCGTACCGGCCTACCGCTGCAAATGGTCGAAATCCACGAGCCGATGCGCCTGCTCGTCGTCGTCGAACAGACGCCGGCCGTGCTGACCGCCATCCTGTACCGCCAGCCGGCGCTGCAGGAACTGATCGGCAATGCCTGGGTCGTTTTGGCCGCCTGCGACCCGTTGACCGGTGCGCTCGAACAATATTGCCCGCGCCGTGGCTGGTTGCCCTGGGACGGCGGTAGCGCGCTGCCGCAGGTGGCGCGTTCGGCCGACTGGTTTGCCGGCGAATCAGAGCCGCTGGCCCCGGCCATCATTCTCGGAGCTGCCTGA